The Acidobacteriota bacterium region GCTCAAGTACTTCGACTATTTCCTGATCGACAAGCCCGGGACCTACGACGCGGCGCTGAGTTATTACTTTTTCGGCACGCGATCCGAACTTGAACTCGACGACGTGGAACTGATCGGCGGTTATCGCGGGTCGATCCGCTGACGCGATAGGAAGCGCGCCGCTCGCGCCTTCCCAGCAAATACGAATCCCGGCACGAAAAACCTAAACAACATCCGCAGCGCGGCGGCGTGAGAGTCGGCACCCTTCAGATTCTGCCGAAAAAGCGTCCAGCCTTGGCGGCGATGCCCGTTGCGTATGAAATCGGCGACGCATCGGAATTTGAGTTTGGTCTGTGCGTTCTCGAGTTCGCTTTCGGTCAATCCCGTTTCGACGCGCGTCCGGCGTTGCGCCTCAAGCCATTCGTTCATCATCAGCGGGAAATCGGCGCTCGTGTTGTAACCGTGAATGCGCCAGGCTGACAGCATCTTTGGGTCAAGCGCAAACTCGCCGACCGCGGTCAGCCGCAGATAAAGTTCGTAATCTTCAAGTATCGAATCCTCGTTCCAACTGCATTTTTCGAGCGCCGAACGCCGGTAAACGACGCTCGCGCTCGTCGGAATGATCGGATAAAGAAGCATCGAAAGCGCATTGCCGTCTGCGTAAGCGCCCCATTTGTCGGTCGAGTCAAAAACATTGTCCGATTCGTCGACGAGGTAGGCGTGGCCATACGCGAGAACGGCCTTTGGACGTTGTTCGAGCAGCGCAACGCGACTGGCAAGAAACTCAGGCAACCAGATGTCGTCCGAACTGATGTAGGCGAAAAACTGACTTTCGGTCAGGCCGAAGCCCTCGTTCAATGTGGCGCAGAGTCCGCGGTTCTCGCGTACAATCAATTCCGAATCGAAATGGCAGTCGGCGAGGACGCGTTCGATGACGGCGACGGATTCGTCTTTTGAACCGTCGTCAATTACAATCAGTTTCTTCGGGCGCAACGTCTGCGCGAAGATCGAACGAAGTGTTCGCTCGACAAATGGCGCATGGTTGTAGCTCGGCACGAGAACGGTTACTTCGGACACGGGTGTAGTTTAGCGCGATACGTCCGAAGCCCGCTAATTTCGGAATTATGATTTGCGATCGCGGATTTGGGGATTTGCTAGCGGCTAAACGGTCCTTGCAAATCGCATCGCCGCAAATCCAGAATCAGAATCCAAAATCCAAAATCCCTATGCGGGTTCTTCATTTTCTCGACACGACAAATCGCGGCGGCGCTGAAACGCAGGTGCTCGACATCTGCCGCAACGCGCTCGATTTCGGTCTGGAAATGACATTTGTGACGGCGCAAGGTGGAACGCTTGAAGAGGAGTTTCGCGAGTCGGGCGCGGCATTCATTCGGCTCGGGCGCAAGTTCCCGATCGATCTTTATCTTGCGTCGCAGTTGCGCCGGATCATCAAGGAGCGCGGAATCGAGGTCGTTCACGGTTATCAGGCGGTCGAGGGCCTGCACCTTTATCTTGCGACGCGCGGATTGAAGAATGTCCGAAGGGTTCTGAGTTTCCAGGGTGGAACGGTTTATGACTGGAAGAACCGTCGAACGCTTCGGTTTCTGATTCCGCGAATGGACGCGAACGTTGTCGTCAGCAAGGGTTTGAAACGGCTTCACGCCGAAACCGATCGGTTCGACACGTCGAATTTTACCGTTATCCCGAACGGTGCCGATGCAAAACGCCTTAAACCGACGGGAAAGAGTCTCAAAAAGGAACTCGGGCTTTCGGGTGACGCGCGCCTGATCGGAATGGTCGGCAATTTCTACGCCGAACTACGCAAGGATCAGTTGACGGTCTGCCGCGCGCTGCCGCGTGTGTTCGACGAGCACCGGAATGCGAATATGGTCTTTGCCGGCAAGATCGAGAACGGCGCGGAGGACAAATTCGCCGATTGTCTGAACTTTTGCTTAAAGAACAACATCGCCGACCGCGTCCATTTCCTCGGCGGACGCAGCGATGTCGGAGACGTTCTTGCGGCGCTCGACGTCTTTGTTCTTTCGTCCCGGCGCGAGGGGTTGCCGGTCGCGGTTTCGGAAGCGATGCTCGCCGGTTTGCCGCTCGTCCTGTCCGACATCGAACCGCTCATCGAAGTTTCGGACAATGGACGCTGCGCCGAGATCTTCAAGACCGGAAATCCGGACGAACTCGCCGCGCGGTTGCTGGATCTTCTCGGCGACGAGGATCGGCGCCTCGCTCTCGCGGAAAGCGGTCGGCAGTTCGGGATCAAAAACTACAGCATCGAAGCGCACCTGCGCGGTTTGAAGGAGCTTTACGAACGGATCGTACGATGAAGATTCTGATCGGAATGCCGAGCAAAGATTCCTGGGGCGGTCCGGCGTCGAGCGAACCCCCGTTCGTCGATGCTTTGCGCGCAGCGGGCGTGGAGGTTACCGACGAGGTTTACGTTTACGGTGACAGGGACAAGCCGACTCCGATCTTCGAACGCATCCGGCGTGTTGTCAAAACCGCGAATCGGTTTCGCAAAATACTGAAGAAACAGGAATTCGACGTTATCCACCTAAACACGGCGTTCGATCTCAAGACGATACTTCGGGATTCGTTCTCGATCTTTTGGATGCGCCCCGGGAGCGCGAAGGTCTTTTTGAAGCTTCACGGTTCCGAAGCCGAAAGATTTGCCGAAACGAATTTTTTCGTCCGGTTTCTGATCAGTTTCCTGAAGCGCCGCGTTGACGGTTTCGGCATCCACACGCGGGAGGAGATGAAGAATTTCCTCGAGCTCGGCTTCGACGAACGGAAATTTCATTTTGTGAAGAACGCCGTCACCATCCACGCGGATTTGCCCGATAGTTTCGTCAGGGATCAAAAGGAACCAAACGGGCGATTCCGCCTGTTGTTCGTTTCTCGCTTCATTCCGGCAAAAGGCCTGATCGAGACGATTCGCGCCTGTGCGAACCTTCGTGATCGCGGATTCGACTTTGAGCTGATCGCGCTCGGGGACGGCGAAACTCGCTCCGAAGCCGAACGTCTCGTCGCCGAACTTGAACTTACGGACCGCGTGCACTTCACGGGTTACATCCCCGAATCGGACGTCACGAGCCACTTTTTCGATTGCGATATCTTCGTTTTTCCGACGCGCCATCCCGAAGGCTTTCCAAACGTACTTTTCAAGGCGGTCGCAGTCGGGCTGCCGATCGTGACCACACCGGTCCGCGCCGCCGCCGACTATATGAGCGAGCCGGAAAACTGTCTGTTTTCGACGCAGGATCCCGATAATATTGCCGAGAAGATCGGCAAACTGATTGAAAACACACAGCTTCGCGAATCAATGAGCGGTGAAAATCTGAAACTCGGCAAGTCGCTTTTGCCCGCCGAGATCGCGAGGGAATTTCTCGCGATCTATGAGAACCTTCGGTGACGCGGGCGATTTATCAACTAACACCTATCCGCTATCAACTATTCCGAATATCCCCGCTCTCGACTCAAAACCATAGCTGCCAAACCGGGCGTTTCCTTTACGCCCGCGATTTGCTATTTTCGTCATAGGAATTCCGTCAAATGTCCACGATCGCGTTTCCAAATCCGCGCCGGCACATATTCAGCGAATGGGTGCTGATCGGCGACTACTACTACAATGCCCGAGACATCATTGGTTTCGGGGGCGAAATGACGGTCGAGAATCTACGCACAGCGTATCGCAGCGGCATATTTCCATGGCATATCGAGGGCGTTCCGCTACCTTGGTTTTGTCCCGAACGACGAGCCATTCTCGAGTTTGAGAACTTGCGCGTTTCCCGGAGTCTGCGCCGTGAGTACCGCAAGACCGAGTTCACTTTTTCGATCGACCGGAGTTTCAGAGAGGTCGTCGAAAGCTGCGCCGCGACCGTTCGCAGCGATGGCGCCGGAACCTGGATCACCGCGGATTTCAAACTCGCATTCGGAGAACTTCATCGTGCGGGCGATGCCCACAGCGTCGAGGTTTGGGACGGCGATGAACTGGTCGGAGGACTCTACGGCGTCGACTCCGGCGGCGTTTTCTGCGGCGAGAGTATGTTCTTCAAACGATCAAACGCGTCCAAGTTCGCGCTGCTTTTTCTCGTCGAACATCTTCGCTCACGCGGCGCGACGTGGCTCGACATCCAAGTGATGACGCCGCATTTTGAAGCATTTGGCGCAAAAGAAATTGACCGCACGGAATTTTTGGATAAACTCGAGGAAACTTGCGCGTTGAAACTTGAACTATTTTGATATGGCTAATTTCCTTATTTACGGAGCAAACGGATATACCGGCGAACTGATCGCGCGGTACGCGGCCGAACGCGGGATGAAACCGATCCTCGCGGGACGCAACGCGGCCGGAATTGACGAAATCGCGCAACGATTCGGCTTCGAATCGCGCGTTTTTTCGCTTGAGGAGACCGAAAAACTCGATACAGCGCTCGGCGAGGTCGATTTCGTGATTCACGCGGCCGGACCGTTTTCGATCACGTCGCGGCCGATGGCCGAGGCGTGCCTGCGCACCAAGCGGCACTATCTCGATATAACCGGCGAGATCTCGGTGTTCGAATCGATGGCGCTCCTCGACGAACACGCAAAAGCCGCAGGCATTATGGTGATGCCGGGTGTCGGTTTCGATGTCGTACCGTCGGATTGCCTCGCGCGGCATCTTAAGGATCGCCTGCCGTCGGCGACCGAGCTGACGCTCGCGTTTTACGGGCTCGGGCGCATCTCACACGGAACGCAGGCGACGATGACGATGAACGTCGGGCGCGGCGGCGCGGTACGACGCGACGGCGAGATCGTGACCGTACCGTCGGCGTACAAGACTCGCGAGATCGATTTCGGCGAGTTCACGAAGACAGGCGTGACGATTCCGTGGGGGGATGTTTCGACGGCCTACTATTCGACCGGCATTCCCAATATTGAAGTTTATACCGTGCTGCCTGACTCGAGCCGGACGCTCTTGAAATTGAGCCGCTATCTCGGTTGGCTGCTGGCAACGGGTCCGATTCAGGCCGTCCTTCAAAAACAGATCCCGGCGGGCGGTCCGAGCGACGACGAACGGGCGAAAGGCAAGACCTATCTTTGGGGCCACGCGGCGGACGAAGACGGAAACGCCGTCGAAGCCCGCCAGTTCGGCCCCGAAGGCTATACGCTGACCGCGCTGACGGCCCTCAAGATCGCGGAGAAGATCCTCGGCGGAGAATTCTGTCCGGGTTTCCAAACACCGGCGAAATGTTACGGAGCCGATCTGATTCTCGAAATCGAAGGGACAAGTCGGGACTCTTGAATTGAGCATAGGATTCAGTTCACGTTTTGTGGATTTGGCTATATGGACAGAAGACGCTTCATACATCATTTGGGAGCATTTTCCGGCGGCTTGGCGCTGGCATGCAGCGGCTTGGGAAGGCGCGCCGAAGTTCTGGCGCAAACCGGCGACGTTTCGCGATTCAAGGCGCCGGGTTTCGGTGAACTCATTCCGACCAAAGCTTTGAATTCAGAAGTCTCTCATCTAGCACTCCCGAAT contains the following coding sequences:
- a CDS encoding glycosyltransferase family 2 protein, whose amino-acid sequence is MSEVTVLVPSYNHAPFVERTLRSIFAQTLRPKKLIVIDDGSKDESVAVIERVLADCHFDSELIVRENRGLCATLNEGFGLTESQFFAYISSDDIWLPEFLASRVALLEQRPKAVLAYGHAYLVDESDNVFDSTDKWGAYADGNALSMLLYPIIPTSASVVYRRSALEKCSWNEDSILEDYELYLRLTAVGEFALDPKMLSAWRIHGYNTSADFPLMMNEWLEAQRRTRVETGLTESELENAQTKLKFRCVADFIRNGHRRQGWTLFRQNLKGADSHAAALRMLFRFFVPGFVFAGKARAARFLSRQRIDPR
- a CDS encoding glycosyltransferase gives rise to the protein MRVLHFLDTTNRGGAETQVLDICRNALDFGLEMTFVTAQGGTLEEEFRESGAAFIRLGRKFPIDLYLASQLRRIIKERGIEVVHGYQAVEGLHLYLATRGLKNVRRVLSFQGGTVYDWKNRRTLRFLIPRMDANVVVSKGLKRLHAETDRFDTSNFTVIPNGADAKRLKPTGKSLKKELGLSGDARLIGMVGNFYAELRKDQLTVCRALPRVFDEHRNANMVFAGKIENGAEDKFADCLNFCLKNNIADRVHFLGGRSDVGDVLAALDVFVLSSRREGLPVAVSEAMLAGLPLVLSDIEPLIEVSDNGRCAEIFKTGNPDELAARLLDLLGDEDRRLALAESGRQFGIKNYSIEAHLRGLKELYERIVR
- a CDS encoding glycosyltransferase family 4 protein encodes the protein MKILIGMPSKDSWGGPASSEPPFVDALRAAGVEVTDEVYVYGDRDKPTPIFERIRRVVKTANRFRKILKKQEFDVIHLNTAFDLKTILRDSFSIFWMRPGSAKVFLKLHGSEAERFAETNFFVRFLISFLKRRVDGFGIHTREEMKNFLELGFDERKFHFVKNAVTIHADLPDSFVRDQKEPNGRFRLLFVSRFIPAKGLIETIRACANLRDRGFDFELIALGDGETRSEAERLVAELELTDRVHFTGYIPESDVTSHFFDCDIFVFPTRHPEGFPNVLFKAVAVGLPIVTTPVRAAADYMSEPENCLFSTQDPDNIAEKIGKLIENTQLRESMSGENLKLGKSLLPAEIAREFLAIYENLR
- a CDS encoding leucyl/phenylalanyl-tRNA--protein transferase, with product MSTIAFPNPRRHIFSEWVLIGDYYYNARDIIGFGGEMTVENLRTAYRSGIFPWHIEGVPLPWFCPERRAILEFENLRVSRSLRREYRKTEFTFSIDRSFREVVESCAATVRSDGAGTWITADFKLAFGELHRAGDAHSVEVWDGDELVGGLYGVDSGGVFCGESMFFKRSNASKFALLFLVEHLRSRGATWLDIQVMTPHFEAFGAKEIDRTEFLDKLEETCALKLELF
- a CDS encoding saccharopine dehydrogenase NADP-binding domain-containing protein, which gives rise to MANFLIYGANGYTGELIARYAAERGMKPILAGRNAAGIDEIAQRFGFESRVFSLEETEKLDTALGEVDFVIHAAGPFSITSRPMAEACLRTKRHYLDITGEISVFESMALLDEHAKAAGIMVMPGVGFDVVPSDCLARHLKDRLPSATELTLAFYGLGRISHGTQATMTMNVGRGGAVRRDGEIVTVPSAYKTREIDFGEFTKTGVTIPWGDVSTAYYSTGIPNIEVYTVLPDSSRTLLKLSRYLGWLLATGPIQAVLQKQIPAGGPSDDERAKGKTYLWGHAADEDGNAVEARQFGPEGYTLTALTALKIAEKILGGEFCPGFQTPAKCYGADLILEIEGTSRDS